Genomic DNA from Pseudomonas fluorescens:
GCCTGGTGGGTGACGCAATGGCGTAGCAGGGCGCTGCTGCCAGCTGTGGATAACCTGCCTGTGGAAAACGAACCGGTTGATAACCTGGGTTGGTATGAGCGGCTGCTGGAGCGAATTGGCGCACGCGGGGTCGGTCTGCTGAAACAGATCGGTGCGCCTGCGTTGTGGCTGGCCGGTTGGTCAGTGCTGGTATTGCTGGGCCTGGAGCAAGCCTGGAACTTGCAACTGCCGGCTGCCGCCCTCGGTGTCTCCGCCAGTGTGGGGGCGGTGTTGTCGTTGTTGTTGGCATTCGGGCTATTAGTGTTCGAGCGGCAATTGGCCCAGCAATCTCCTGTGGAGTGGCCGGAAGCGCCGCCGCTGGCGCAACTGACGCGGGTGGCGATCATCGTGCTGGTGCTCGGCGCTTTGTGTTTGTTGTTCGTCGCAGAAACGTCCATTTGGCCGCTGCGCCTGGCCGTGCTGATGGGGCTGTTGCCGGGCGTGGTGGCGGCCGAGTTTTTGCTGCGTGCTGTGCTGTCGTTATTCATCCCGCGCCGAGACGCCCTGGAACCGACGCTGCTGGGCCGCAGTGTCATCGCCGATCTACTGCGCTGGCCGCCGCAACCGTTGCTGGCCTTGCAACATGAACTGCACAACCGTTTTGGCATCGACTTGCGCCAGATTTGGGCCTTCAGCTACATGCGCCGGGCTTTTTTGCCGGTGTTGGCGCTGGTGGTGCTGGTGGGCTGGTTGTTGACTGGCGTGCACGAAGTGCCGCTGCAGGGGCGTGGCATCTATGAGCGCTTTGGCAAACCGGTAGAGGTGTTCGGCCCGGGCTTGCATGTCGCATTGCCTTGGCCGTGGGGCAGGGTGCTCAACGTCGAGAATGGGGTTGTGCATGAACTGGCGACCAGCGTCGCGGAGAGTCGGGCAGTGGTCGAGGCTGAACCGGCGGAGGGACCGGCGCCGGCAATCGCCAATCGGTTGTGGGACGCCAGCCATGTGAACGACAAGTCCCAGGTCATTGCCAGTCGTCGTGCCGACCAGCAGAGCTTCCAGATCGTCAACATGGACGTGCGCTTTGTCTACCGCATCGGCCTGACGGACGCCGCGGCCTTGGCGGCGACCTACAACAGCGCCGATGTGCCGACGCTGATCCGCAGCACCGCCAGCCGCATCCTGGTGCATGAGTTTGCGTCGCGCACGCTGGATGGTTTGCTGGGGGCTGACCGTGTCAGCCTCGCCGATGAAATCGGTCGCGCCGTCCAGGCTGATTTGCAATCGCTCGATAGCGGTGTGGAAATCCTGGCGACCGTTGTGGAGGCGATTCATCCACCGGCCGGTGCGGCCAATGCCTACCACGGCGTGCAGGCGGCGCAGATCGGTGCGCAAGCATTGATCGCCCGAGAGCGCGGCGCGGCGGCCGAACAGACCAACCAGGCACAGTTGCAAGCCAGCGTCGCCCATGACCAAGCCACGGCCACCGCCCGGGAAATCAACGCAACCGCCCAGGCCGCCGACCTGCGCTTCAGTGCCGACCGCAAAGCCTACGCCACGGCGGGGCACGCTTTTGTGCTGGAGGATTACCTGGGCCAACTCAGCCAAGGCCTCGCCAATGCCCGGTTGCTGATTCTCGATCATCGCCTGGGCGGCAGCGGCAACGCGCCGACCATCGACTTGCGTACCTTCACGCTGCCGGCAGACCCTGCGTCGCCGCGTAACCCTGTCCCGCCAGGAGCTGCCCATTGAGCCAGTCCTCTTCACACGATCACCACGACCACGCTGGTCACGATCACGGCCATCCCGGTCATCAACATGGTCATCATCACCACCATCATGGCGATCCGCAGCAGGCCGGTCCGTTCCCGTGGCGGCGCATGGGTTGGGCAGCGTTGCTAGTGGCGTTTGCCGTCGCGGCGGCAAGCCTGGTGCAAGTGCGCTCGGGGGAGGCTACGGTCATCACCCGTTTCGGCAATCCGGCGCGGGTGCTGCTGCAACCTGGCTTGGGTTGGCGCTGGCCGGCACCGTTCGAGGCGGCGATTCCGGTGGACCTGCGGTTGCGCACTACGTCCAGCGGTTTGCAGGATGTCGGCACCCGTGATGGGCTGCGGATCATCGTCCAGGCCTACGTGGCGTGGCAGGTGCAGGGTGACCCGGAAAACGTGCAGCGTTTCATGCGCGCGGTGCAGAACCAACCGGACGAAGCCGCACGGCAGATCCGCACCTTCGTCGGCTCGGCGCTGGAAACCACCGCCGCCAGTTTTGACCTGGCGAACCTGGTTAACACCGATGCCAGCCAGGTGCGCATCGCCGATTTCGAAGCTCAGCTGCGTCAGCAGATTGATCAGCAGTTGCTCACCACTTATGGCGTGCGCGTATTGCAAGTCGGCGTTGAGCGCCTGACCTTGCCCTCGGTGACGCTGACGGCGACGGTGGATCGCATGCGCGCCGAGCGTGAAACCATCGCCACCGAACGCACCGCCATCGGCAAGCGCGAAGCGGCGCAGATTCGCTCCGCCGCAGAACGTGATGCGCGAGTCTTGCAAGCCGATGCCACGGTGAAAGCCGCGGATATCGAAGCGCAGTCGCGAGTAGAAGCGGCTGAGATCTATGGTCGGGCATACGCCGGCTCCCCGCAGCTCTACAATCTGCTCCGTTCGTTGGACACCTTGGGCACCATTGTCAGCCCAGGGACGAAGCTGATTTTGCGCACCGATGCGGCACCATTCCGTGTCCTGGTGGACGGTCCGGTTTCCGTGGACGGCAAAGGTGGAACACAACCATGAGTTTGGTTCCACGTGGAACAAACGAGTTATCCAGCCCGTGGATCCAGGCCGGACGCCTGGCATTTCTTGCGCTTTACGCCGTCACGGTGTTGGCGGCGTTGGCCTGGGTCTTTTCCAACGTGCGGCAGATTGATCCGCAGAATCGCGCGGTGGTGCTGCACTTTGGCGCCTTGGATCGCATCCAGAATGCCGGTCTTTTGTTGGCGTGGCCTCGTCCTGTGGAACAAGTCGTCTTGCTGCCCGCTGCGGATCGGGTGCTTGAGCGGCGGGTGGAGAATCTGCTGCGCTCGGATGCGGCCCTGCAGGCTGATCGTGTGGCCAGTTTCGCCACGCCGGTTAGCGATGCTTTGGCCGGCTCTGGTTATTTATTGACCGGTGATGCCGGCGTGGTGCAACTGGATGTGCGGGTCTTCTACAAAGTCACCGACCCTTACGCCTTCGTTTTGCAAGGTGAACATGTCCTGCCGGCACTGGACCGATTGGCGACCCGCAGTGCCGTGGCCCTGACCGCAGCCCGGGACTTGGACACCATTCTGGTGGCTCGCCCCGAACTGATGGGCAGCGACAACCAGGCGGCCGAACGCCGCGAACGCTTGCGTGGCGATCTGGTGCAGGGGCTTAACCGGCGCCTGGCTGACCTGGCGGCGACGGGGCAGGGGTTGGGCATCGAAGTGGTTCGGGTCGATGTGCAATCGAGTTTGCCGGGGCCGGCGGTGAGTGCCTTCAACGCGGTGCTGACGGCCGGCCAGCAGGCCGATAAAGCCGTGGCCAACGCGCGCACCGAAGCTGAAAAGCTCTCCCAGTCCGCTCGCCAAGACGCCGACCGTGCCGTGCAAGTTGCCCATGCCCAGGCCAGCGAACGACTCGCCAAGGCTTCGGCCGACACGGCCACGGTGCTGGGTTTGGCGAAGACCCAAGGCAGCGATCCACAAATGCTGCTGCGCCTGTATCGCGAACGCATGCCTGCCATCCTTCGCCAGGCTGGTTCAGTGACGACGGTCGACCCGAAAGACGATGCCCGTCTGATCATCCAGGGAGCCGGACAATGACCGCCCAAACCAGCGCTGCACCGATGTTGTCCTCGACGGAACAACGCATCGCCGCCCGGCAACTGACCTTGGCGATGCTTGCCCTCGGCTTGCTCGCATTGGGGCTGGTATGGCGCGGCTGGTCGCCAGAGCAGAGCGGTGTCAGCCAACTGCTATTGGGGTTCGCCTCGCTATTGGTGGCGGTGCCGGTGATGCGTTCGGCCTGGTACAGCTTGCGTTACCCAAGCCTGCACGGGATTACCGACCAACTCATCGCTCTGGCGATGCTCGGTGCCTGGGCCACTGGCGACCTGCTGACGGCGGCGTTGTTGCCGATCATCATGATCTTCGGGCATGTGCTGGAAGAGCGCAGCGTCATTGGCTCTCAGGAGGCGATCCATGCCCTTGGCCAACTGACCCGCAGCCAAGGTCGCAAGGTGCAGGCCGACGGTTCGATCATCGATGTCGACAACGCGACACTCCAGCCCGGCGATGTCGTGGAGGTGCGCGCTGGCGATCGAGTGCCGGCCGATGGTCGGGTGTTATCCGGCCAGGCCAGCCTCGACACCGCACCCATCACGGGTGAGTCGGTGCCGTTGGAGGCTGTGGTCGGCACAGAAGTCTTTGGTGGCGCGATCAATCTGGATGGCCTGCTGCGCCTGGAAGTGACCCGGACCGGCGAAGAATCAACCCTGGGCAAAGTCATCGCCCTGATGCAAAACGCCGAACGCTCCAAGCCACCCATCACTCGCTTGCTGGAACGCTACGCCGGCAGTTACCTGGTGCTGGTGTTGCTGCTGGCGGCGGTGACCTGGTTCGTGACCAACGATGCCCAGGCGATGCTGGCGGTATTGGTCGCCGCCTGTCCTTGTGCGTTGGTGCTTTCGGCGCCGGCCACCGCCATTGCCGGGATCGCGGTGGCGGCGCGCCACGGGATCCTGATCCGCAGCTCGGCCTTCTTGGAAGAACTGGCGGACCTGACGTCGTTGGTTGTCGATAAGACCGGTACTTTGACCTAC
This window encodes:
- a CDS encoding protease modulator HflK: MQVDLDVEGAQVAEWPRFQQASFQGRRLKQIAFALGSVAGLGLVLAFFIGVFSPQSLWPVLLVSQGAGLLVLVAGLQSAWWVTQWRSRALLPAVDNLPVENEPVDNLGWYERLLERIGARGVGLLKQIGAPALWLAGWSVLVLLGLEQAWNLQLPAAALGVSASVGAVLSLLLAFGLLVFERQLAQQSPVEWPEAPPLAQLTRVAIIVLVLGALCLLFVAETSIWPLRLAVLMGLLPGVVAAEFLLRAVLSLFIPRRDALEPTLLGRSVIADLLRWPPQPLLALQHELHNRFGIDLRQIWAFSYMRRAFLPVLALVVLVGWLLTGVHEVPLQGRGIYERFGKPVEVFGPGLHVALPWPWGRVLNVENGVVHELATSVAESRAVVEAEPAEGPAPAIANRLWDASHVNDKSQVIASRRADQQSFQIVNMDVRFVYRIGLTDAAALAATYNSADVPTLIRSTASRILVHEFASRTLDGLLGADRVSLADEIGRAVQADLQSLDSGVEILATVVEAIHPPAGAANAYHGVQAAQIGAQALIARERGAAAEQTNQAQLQASVAHDQATATAREINATAQAADLRFSADRKAYATAGHAFVLEDYLGQLSQGLANARLLILDHRLGGSGNAPTIDLRTFTLPADPASPRNPVPPGAAH
- the hflC gene encoding protease modulator HflC — protein: MSQSSSHDHHDHAGHDHGHPGHQHGHHHHHHGDPQQAGPFPWRRMGWAALLVAFAVAAASLVQVRSGEATVITRFGNPARVLLQPGLGWRWPAPFEAAIPVDLRLRTTSSGLQDVGTRDGLRIIVQAYVAWQVQGDPENVQRFMRAVQNQPDEAARQIRTFVGSALETTAASFDLANLVNTDASQVRIADFEAQLRQQIDQQLLTTYGVRVLQVGVERLTLPSVTLTATVDRMRAERETIATERTAIGKREAAQIRSAAERDARVLQADATVKAADIEAQSRVEAAEIYGRAYAGSPQLYNLLRSLDTLGTIVSPGTKLILRTDAAPFRVLVDGPVSVDGKGGTQP
- the hflK gene encoding protease modulator HflK; its protein translation is MSLVPRGTNELSSPWIQAGRLAFLALYAVTVLAALAWVFSNVRQIDPQNRAVVLHFGALDRIQNAGLLLAWPRPVEQVVLLPAADRVLERRVENLLRSDAALQADRVASFATPVSDALAGSGYLLTGDAGVVQLDVRVFYKVTDPYAFVLQGEHVLPALDRLATRSAVALTAARDLDTILVARPELMGSDNQAAERRERLRGDLVQGLNRRLADLAATGQGLGIEVVRVDVQSSLPGPAVSAFNAVLTAGQQADKAVANARTEAEKLSQSARQDADRAVQVAHAQASERLAKASADTATVLGLAKTQGSDPQMLLRLYRERMPAILRQAGSVTTVDPKDDARLIIQGAGQ
- a CDS encoding heavy metal translocating P-type ATPase — protein: MTAQTSAAPMLSSTEQRIAARQLTLAMLALGLLALGLVWRGWSPEQSGVSQLLLGFASLLVAVPVMRSAWYSLRYPSLHGITDQLIALAMLGAWATGDLLTAALLPIIMIFGHVLEERSVIGSQEAIHALGQLTRSQGRKVQADGSIIDVDNATLQPGDVVEVRAGDRVPADGRVLSGQASLDTAPITGESVPLEAVVGTEVFGGAINLDGLLRLEVTRTGEESTLGKVIALMQNAERSKPPITRLLERYAGSYLVLVLLLAAVTWFVTNDAQAMLAVLVAACPCALVLSAPATAIAGIAVAARHGILIRSSAFLEELADLTSLVVDKTGTLTYGVLRLQSIEHAQDAPSSLLLPLAASLGSASSHPVSRALAGLAEQEDSLALTDIHERQGLGVVAMTAQGEAALGRPELFAQLGIQTSAVPEHDGPIAGLALDGQFLAWLLLADSVKPEARVAMAELRELGLGRQLLLTGDRQSVATTLARDVGIGDLQAQALPEDKLKRVMAEIDHGFRPMVVGDGINDSLALKAGVVGVAMGAGGADIALASADIVLIGSDLRRLGTCVRLSRQCRRTLQVNVIIGLGWTLAIVAFAAFGWLGAAGAMIAALLHNLSTLLVLGNAGRLLRFQEPLLKIQAKGAVG